One genomic region from bacterium BMS3Abin02 encodes:
- the galK gene encoding galactokinase, translated as MAGRDRATMLFTTKYGARPTGLVRAPGRVNLIGEHTDYNGGYVLPMAIERAVWIAFRPRSDRQVILRSEAFVDDARIDLDQLTRGEGWAEYAKGVAWAMEKAGNRLRGWEGVIASDIAMAAGLSSSAALGIAIEVVFAKISDLGWDPASFAQLQQLSENEWVGVRSGIMDPLIVTGAHKGHAMLIDCLTFKGIHILIPPEASIVVMDTGTRRNLIEAGYNRRRSQCETAAARLGVTTLRDVTMTQLDDHKADLEEPLYDCAMHVVSENERTLAAADALRRGSLGEFGSLMNESHASLRDSFGVSSRPLDAMVEVAQTTPGCFGARLTGGGYAGAAVALVALESAERFIHVVEDGFHEATGLQGHCYVVESARGASFEPI; from the coding sequence GTGGCTGGACGCGATCGCGCGACGATGCTGTTCACGACCAAGTATGGCGCCAGACCAACAGGGCTCGTGCGCGCCCCTGGACGTGTCAACCTGATTGGCGAACACACGGACTACAACGGTGGGTACGTGCTCCCGATGGCCATTGAGAGAGCTGTCTGGATAGCATTTCGACCCCGCTCCGACCGCCAGGTCATACTCCGTTCCGAAGCCTTTGTGGATGATGCACGGATCGATCTCGACCAGTTGACGCGCGGTGAGGGTTGGGCGGAGTATGCCAAAGGTGTCGCATGGGCCATGGAGAAGGCAGGCAATCGTCTGCGCGGCTGGGAAGGCGTCATCGCCAGCGACATCGCCATGGCCGCAGGTCTCTCTTCTTCGGCTGCGCTCGGCATCGCCATCGAAGTGGTGTTTGCGAAGATCTCGGACCTCGGCTGGGATCCCGCTTCGTTCGCACAGCTTCAACAGCTCTCCGAGAACGAATGGGTGGGGGTTCGCAGCGGGATCATGGATCCGCTCATCGTGACGGGCGCTCACAAGGGCCATGCGATGCTCATCGATTGTCTTACGTTCAAGGGTATCCACATCCTCATTCCACCGGAGGCCTCTATCGTCGTCATGGACACCGGAACCCGGAGGAACCTGATCGAGGCCGGCTACAACCGGCGAAGATCCCAGTGTGAAACCGCCGCGGCAAGGCTTGGTGTAACGACACTGCGAGACGTCACGATGACCCAACTCGACGACCACAAAGCCGATTTGGAGGAACCTCTGTACGACTGTGCCATGCATGTCGTATCGGAGAATGAACGTACGCTCGCCGCGGCGGATGCACTTCGTCGGGGTTCACTGGGAGAGTTCGGGAGTCTCATGAACGAGAGCCACGCGTCACTGCGCGATTCCTTCGGAGTCTCCAGCCGGCCGCTCGATGCGATGGTGGAGGTTGCCCAGACGACACCCGGGTGTTTCGGAGCCCGCCTCACGGGAGGTGGCTACGCCGGTGCTGCGGTCGCCCTCGTTGCACTGGAATCGGCCGAACGTTTCATCCACGTCGTGGAGGACGGATTCCATGAGGCGACAGGCCTACAGGGGCACTGCTACGTCGTCGAATCCGCGCGAGGAGCGAGCTTCGAGCCGATATGA
- the ggt gene encoding gamma-glutamyltranspeptidase precursor, with translation MTRIAVAAVSTHAAGAAERIAAQGGNAVDAAIAASIAGMISEPGIVALGGGGFLTIWPPDRSPCTVDGYAIMPGKGTDPSRFGGGMFDAWMAYGGGMTTRVGHGSVAVPGALAACQTASSRFGKLSWRLLVEPSVDLAEHGFPLSVAASRYLEHCHDTIFGWHEPSYGALHDESGKVLEAGDIVRIDGLAESLRAIADFGAEVFYTGSLARKIVADMDAGGGLLTEEDLASYEAIVRDPLRLEILGWDIASNPPPAVGGVALAAMIALMDQEPVGSWTEEALDRLVKVQRSVFGHRREHLDGAEDLAAEAETLLNMIDADGAAWLAACPSTIHTSVVDESGLACAATFSAGYGSGVMAPGTGIWLNNSLGELELNPGGLHALEPGERLLSNMAPTVARDESGSVVAIGSPGAERITTAILQAFLNIAHLGMTLQDAVAHPRIHVEFTNGETRVAYEPGSGVESLGYPTRPFEREDMFFGGVGAVALHPDGTMETGVDPRRSGAAVVT, from the coding sequence ATGACCCGTATCGCTGTTGCAGCAGTCTCGACGCACGCAGCCGGTGCCGCCGAACGGATCGCCGCGCAAGGTGGCAATGCCGTCGATGCTGCGATCGCCGCATCGATCGCGGGCATGATCTCGGAACCTGGCATCGTTGCCCTGGGAGGAGGCGGGTTTCTCACCATCTGGCCGCCCGACAGGTCTCCTTGCACCGTCGACGGCTACGCGATCATGCCCGGCAAAGGGACGGATCCCTCCCGGTTCGGGGGCGGCATGTTCGATGCCTGGATGGCTTACGGGGGCGGTATGACCACCAGGGTGGGACATGGATCGGTGGCCGTTCCAGGCGCACTGGCTGCTTGTCAAACTGCCTCCTCACGCTTTGGGAAGCTTTCCTGGAGGCTCCTTGTCGAACCGTCCGTCGATCTCGCCGAGCATGGTTTTCCACTCTCTGTCGCCGCTTCGCGCTATCTGGAACACTGTCACGACACCATCTTCGGGTGGCATGAACCGAGCTACGGCGCTCTTCACGATGAGAGCGGCAAAGTGTTGGAGGCGGGCGACATCGTGCGTATCGACGGGCTTGCAGAGAGTCTGCGCGCCATTGCGGACTTCGGAGCTGAGGTCTTCTACACGGGGTCTCTTGCACGGAAGATCGTTGCCGACATGGACGCAGGCGGTGGACTGTTGACCGAAGAAGACCTCGCAAGCTACGAAGCGATCGTTCGAGATCCCCTTCGGCTGGAGATCCTCGGATGGGACATCGCTTCCAATCCGCCTCCGGCGGTCGGAGGAGTGGCCCTGGCAGCGATGATCGCGCTGATGGATCAGGAACCTGTCGGGAGCTGGACGGAGGAGGCATTGGACCGTCTCGTCAAGGTCCAGCGCTCGGTCTTCGGGCATCGGAGAGAGCATCTCGACGGTGCAGAGGACCTGGCCGCAGAAGCCGAGACTCTGCTGAACATGATCGATGCGGATGGAGCCGCCTGGCTGGCGGCGTGTCCGTCGACCATCCACACCTCCGTTGTGGACGAGAGTGGGCTCGCCTGCGCTGCAACGTTCTCTGCCGGCTACGGCTCGGGAGTCATGGCACCTGGCACGGGGATATGGCTGAACAACTCCCTCGGCGAGCTCGAGCTCAATCCTGGCGGCCTTCACGCGCTCGAGCCGGGAGAGCGTCTTCTCTCGAACATGGCACCGACGGTCGCCAGGGATGAGTCGGGTTCGGTGGTGGCCATCGGGTCGCCAGGCGCCGAACGTATCACCACGGCCATTCTTCAGGCATTCCTCAATATCGCTCATCTGGGCATGACCCTCCAGGATGCCGTGGCGCATCCGCGGATTCACGTCGAATTCACGAATGGTGAGACTCGCGTCGCCTACGAGCCGGGATCTGGCGTCGAATCTCTCGGGTATCCAACGAGGCCCTTCGAGCGTGAAGACATGTTCTTCGGGGGTGTGGGTGCCGTCGCCCTCCATCCCGATGGCACGATGGAAACCGGCGTCGACCCTCGCCGGTCTGGAGCCGCCGTCGTGACGTGA
- a CDS encoding single-stranded DNA-binding protein: MDLNLAVLCGHLAAPPEVRTFDSGTRLVRYLLTVRSEQPRRRVDVLPVTLWDPSEELIENAPSAGSRLWVVGAIQRRFWDGEQGRRSRLEIIAEQVNVRPEETALVL, translated from the coding sequence ATGGACCTCAACCTCGCAGTTCTTTGCGGACACCTGGCTGCTCCTCCCGAAGTGCGCACCTTTGATTCAGGGACGCGTCTGGTTCGGTATCTCCTCACCGTTCGCAGTGAGCAGCCCCGGCGACGTGTCGACGTCCTGCCCGTCACACTGTGGGATCCGTCGGAGGAGTTGATCGAGAACGCCCCCTCGGCCGGTTCACGTCTCTGGGTGGTCGGAGCGATCCAGCGACGGTTCTGGGACGGTGAGCAGGGTCGGCGCAGCCGTCTCGAGATCATCGCCGAGCAAGTGAATGTCCGTCCCGAGGAGACGGCGCTCGTCTTGTGA
- a CDS encoding hydroxyacylglutathione hydrolase has product MNDVRAVEIGDRLYQIDAWMEGHPERLACYLFDTPERVLIEVGPSATLGHLIEALDELGVDDLAIFVVTHIHLDHAGGAGQMAKRYPNAKVGVHSRGARHLANPERLWASAIQVFGEEWLTSVWGPIEPVDPERLVILDEGDRVSLGNGRFLDVMYTPGHAKHHVVYQDSDGGGMFVGDALGLCYPHGHFVQPVTPPPDFDPDVQIAQMGRMLDRRPSFLAFAHFGPRYDVETTLIEAEERLREWVQAVSTFAGMSTEAAGERLRLWTADKYRGFGYSEDAIASYAEKTNWPMQAAGIRRWLAQRAG; this is encoded by the coding sequence ATGAATGACGTACGTGCCGTTGAGATCGGTGACCGCCTCTATCAAATCGACGCATGGATGGAGGGTCACCCGGAGCGCCTCGCCTGCTACCTGTTCGACACGCCTGAGCGGGTGCTCATCGAAGTCGGACCCTCTGCAACACTCGGACATCTGATCGAGGCTCTCGACGAACTGGGAGTGGACGACTTGGCGATCTTCGTCGTCACCCACATCCATCTGGATCATGCGGGCGGGGCCGGGCAGATGGCAAAGCGATATCCCAATGCAAAGGTGGGCGTGCACTCTCGGGGAGCCAGGCACCTCGCGAACCCGGAACGTCTGTGGGCTTCGGCCATCCAGGTCTTCGGAGAAGAGTGGCTCACATCCGTATGGGGTCCCATCGAGCCGGTGGATCCAGAACGCCTCGTGATTCTCGACGAAGGAGACCGAGTGTCCCTCGGCAACGGAAGGTTCCTCGACGTCATGTACACGCCGGGGCACGCGAAACACCATGTCGTCTACCAGGATTCGGACGGGGGCGGCATGTTCGTCGGAGATGCCCTCGGGCTCTGCTATCCACACGGCCACTTCGTTCAGCCCGTGACACCGCCACCGGATTTCGATCCCGACGTGCAGATCGCGCAGATGGGCAGGATGCTGGACCGTCGCCCCAGCTTCCTCGCGTTTGCCCACTTCGGTCCTCGTTACGACGTCGAGACCACACTGATCGAAGCCGAAGAACGCTTGCGCGAATGGGTGCAGGCGGTGTCGACGTTCGCCGGGATGTCAACCGAAGCAGCGGGCGAACGTCTCAGGCTGTGGACGGCGGACAAGTATCGTGGCTTCGGCTATTCGGAGGATGCTATCGCCTCGTATGCCGAGAAGACCAATTGGCCGATGCAGGCTGCCGGGATCAGGCGATGGCTAGCTCAGCGGGCAGGCTGA
- a CDS encoding LAGLIDADG endonuclease: MSSDKPSGADNQQGRLEAYLSGFADGEGSFSVGITRRSDLAFGFQLIHEFRVSQNAERSTVLEYFRDVLKCGRIVINDRHRMSDKTLVFVVRRRRDLLDHVIPFFERNPLLSDKQQTFVSFATIVQAMAEKVHLEYEGFVQLVRLAFTMNANGAYRKWKMSDVIGVQNPQRLYAEHLDW; encoded by the coding sequence ATGAGCAGTGACAAACCATCCGGTGCGGACAATCAGCAGGGAAGGCTGGAAGCCTATCTGAGCGGGTTTGCCGATGGAGAAGGATCGTTTTCGGTCGGAATCACACGACGATCCGACCTAGCGTTCGGTTTCCAACTGATTCACGAGTTTCGTGTGAGTCAGAATGCGGAACGCTCGACGGTGCTCGAGTACTTCAGAGACGTACTGAAGTGCGGACGCATCGTCATCAATGATCGACACCGGATGTCAGACAAGACTCTGGTGTTCGTGGTGAGGAGACGCAGAGATCTTCTCGATCACGTCATACCCTTCTTCGAACGCAACCCACTCCTGTCCGACAAGCAACAAACCTTCGTGAGCTTCGCGACCATCGTGCAAGCGATGGCTGAGAAAGTTCACCTCGAGTATGAGGGGTTTGTTCAACTGGTACGCCTGGCGTTCACCATGAACGCGAATGGGGCGTATCGAAAGTGGAAGATGTCGGACGTGATAGGAGTCCAGAACCCTCAGAGACTATACGCCGAACACCTCGATTGGTGA
- the pyrK gene encoding dihydroorotate dehydrogenase B (NAD(+)), electron transfer subunit, with translation MFHILQAEFLAPEVKRFHVEAPRIARKRLPGQFVIIRLDEYGERIPLTISDADVTEGWISLIVQAVGKTTMALNLLEAGDSITDVAGPLGVPSHIENFGTAVSIGGGVGTAIAYPTAVALKEAGNHVISIIGGRSREYVILEKELREACDEVYPTTDDGSYGFHGFVTEKLQELIDTGRRIDHVLAIGPIPMMKAVANVTRPYGIKTVVSLNPIMVDGTGMCGGCRVGVGGETKFACVDGPEFDAHEVDFELLTLRNRTYLEFERQKLTEFRCRAQSGDIA, from the coding sequence ATGTTCCACATTCTTCAGGCCGAGTTCCTCGCTCCCGAGGTGAAGCGCTTCCATGTCGAGGCGCCTCGCATCGCTCGGAAACGTTTGCCAGGACAGTTCGTCATCATACGACTGGACGAATACGGCGAACGGATCCCCTTGACGATCAGTGATGCAGATGTCACCGAGGGCTGGATCTCCCTGATCGTGCAGGCAGTCGGCAAGACAACTATGGCCCTCAACCTGCTGGAAGCGGGCGATTCGATCACCGACGTGGCCGGTCCGCTGGGCGTTCCCTCACACATCGAGAACTTCGGAACGGCCGTGTCCATCGGTGGAGGTGTGGGAACCGCCATCGCCTACCCCACCGCCGTTGCGCTCAAAGAAGCGGGAAACCACGTCATCTCCATCATCGGAGGTCGCAGCAGAGAGTATGTCATCCTCGAAAAGGAACTCCGCGAAGCCTGCGATGAGGTCTACCCGACAACGGACGACGGCAGTTACGGATTCCACGGTTTCGTCACCGAGAAGCTACAGGAACTCATCGACACCGGGCGGAGGATCGACCACGTCCTTGCCATCGGCCCGATTCCGATGATGAAAGCCGTGGCCAACGTAACCAGACCCTACGGCATCAAGACGGTCGTGAGCCTGAATCCGATCATGGTGGACGGCACCGGCATGTGCGGTGGTTGTCGTGTCGGCGTCGGGGGCGAGACCAAGTTCGCGTGCGTCGATGGCCCCGAATTCGACGCTCACGAAGTGGATTTCGAACTCCTCACTCTCCGGAATCGCACGTATCTCGAGTTCGAGCGCCAGAAGCTCACCGAATTCCGGTGCAGAGCACAGAGCGGAGACATCGCATGA
- the gltD_2 gene encoding glutamate synthase [NADPH] small chain has translation MISRKERMQLPRVDMPAQDPLARISNFGEVNLGLNEAAAVLEASRCLLCPVAKCEDGCPVSIRIKDFLAEMAEGHFSEAIRLIKEDNSLPAICGRVCPQEIQCEGACVLIRKGRPIAIGALERFLADYEREHAPPKKQRTFSPSGKRVAIVGSGPAGLACAADLIQAGHQVTVFEALHELGGVLVYGIPEYRLPKEIVRVEIQQLEDMGVEFRTDEVIGMIDTLDDLLDEEGYDAVFLGVGAGLPRFMGIPGENLVGVYSANEYLTRVNLMKAYLPESDTPVLDVRGKPVAVVGGGNTAMDAVRTPLRLGAAKASIVYRRSEEEMPARQEEVEHAKEEGVDFVLLSAPVEIFGDESARVTGMRIQKMELGEPDESGRRRPVPIEGSEYDMPVEIVIMAIGNAPNPLLLKTAPDLEQTRRGTIVVDESTGRTTKRGVFAGGDIVTGGATVILAMGAGRKAAQSISEYLETGVWEIEEAEPEPSPAT, from the coding sequence ATGATCAGTCGGAAAGAACGGATGCAGTTGCCGAGAGTCGACATGCCCGCGCAGGATCCACTCGCGCGCATCTCCAACTTCGGAGAAGTCAACTTGGGACTGAACGAGGCTGCGGCGGTGCTCGAAGCATCCCGCTGCCTCCTCTGTCCCGTGGCGAAATGCGAAGACGGCTGTCCCGTCAGTATCCGTATCAAGGACTTCCTCGCCGAGATGGCGGAAGGTCACTTCTCGGAAGCGATACGGCTCATCAAGGAGGACAATTCGCTCCCGGCCATCTGTGGTCGTGTGTGCCCTCAGGAGATCCAGTGCGAAGGCGCGTGTGTCCTCATCAGGAAGGGTCGTCCGATCGCGATCGGCGCACTCGAGCGCTTCCTCGCCGACTACGAACGCGAGCATGCTCCTCCCAAGAAACAGCGCACGTTCTCACCGTCCGGCAAACGCGTCGCGATCGTCGGTAGCGGGCCCGCGGGACTCGCGTGTGCAGCCGACCTGATACAGGCGGGTCACCAGGTAACCGTTTTCGAAGCCCTGCACGAGCTCGGCGGCGTGCTCGTCTACGGCATCCCCGAATACCGCCTCCCAAAAGAGATCGTTCGTGTCGAGATCCAGCAGCTCGAGGACATGGGAGTCGAGTTCCGCACGGACGAGGTGATCGGCATGATCGACACGCTCGACGACCTCCTCGACGAAGAGGGGTATGACGCCGTGTTCCTGGGCGTGGGAGCAGGTCTTCCTCGCTTCATGGGCATCCCGGGCGAGAACCTCGTTGGCGTCTACTCGGCCAACGAGTACCTCACCCGCGTCAACTTGATGAAGGCGTACCTCCCGGAGTCGGACACACCGGTACTCGACGTGCGCGGGAAGCCGGTCGCTGTCGTCGGCGGAGGCAATACCGCCATGGATGCCGTGCGCACCCCGCTGCGACTCGGTGCCGCCAAGGCGTCGATCGTCTACCGCCGGTCCGAGGAAGAGATGCCCGCTCGACAAGAAGAGGTCGAGCACGCCAAGGAGGAAGGTGTCGATTTCGTCCTGCTGTCTGCCCCGGTGGAGATATTCGGTGATGAGAGTGCCCGCGTCACCGGGATGCGCATTCAGAAGATGGAGTTGGGGGAACCCGATGAGAGTGGCAGACGTCGGCCCGTGCCCATCGAGGGCAGCGAATACGATATGCCCGTCGAGATCGTCATCATGGCGATCGGTAACGCCCCAAATCCCCTCTTGCTCAAGACGGCCCCCGACCTCGAGCAAACACGTCGTGGGACCATCGTTGTCGACGAGTCCACCGGACGGACCACCAAACGCGGGGTCTTTGCCGGCGGTGACATCGTGACCGGTGGCGCAACCGTGATCCTTGCCATGGGAGCCGGTCGGAAGGCGGCGCAATCCATCAGCGAGTATCTGGAGACGGGCGTATGGGAGATCGAAGAGGCGGAACCTGAGCCATCACCCGCGACGTAG
- a CDS encoding phosphotransferase enzyme family protein, translated as MADVQAWFRQIVDPRCDVTAMVQVGGGSGCSVARCRVRTRAGEKDLHIKIYKRGMDDYSGLGPIDTARKHSLALVEVPRFGIRVPQVIGMKASGGEAAIVSETVGGGDWAHSARLRAAGALSRLHRIRPSDLSGDLQTLVRRSRPNRDRIVRGIAEYSGQLNLRHPGWHLERADLAQEARGVLASEEPDCSSPTLVHGDFFSRNLLAVDGGVVVIDWDLLALGDPVWDLGHLLCADRCVAGDERREVLASYGAGVAQDRLRWHEAAWTAFWDLRDLLELS; from the coding sequence ATGGCCGACGTCCAGGCCTGGTTTCGACAGATCGTCGATCCAAGATGCGACGTAACGGCCATGGTCCAGGTGGGTGGGGGTAGCGGATGCAGTGTGGCTCGCTGTCGGGTCCGTACCCGCGCCGGTGAGAAGGATCTTCACATCAAGATCTACAAGCGTGGTATGGACGATTACTCCGGTCTTGGCCCGATCGATACGGCGAGGAAACACAGTCTGGCACTCGTCGAAGTCCCACGCTTTGGCATTCGTGTGCCGCAGGTGATCGGCATGAAGGCGTCCGGAGGCGAAGCTGCCATCGTCTCCGAGACGGTTGGCGGCGGAGATTGGGCACATTCTGCCCGACTCCGTGCAGCCGGGGCCTTGTCGCGGCTGCATCGGATCCGTCCCTCGGATCTTTCGGGCGACCTGCAGACGCTGGTGAGGCGTTCGCGTCCGAATAGAGATCGAATCGTTCGGGGCATCGCCGAGTATTCCGGGCAGCTGAATCTACGGCATCCAGGCTGGCATCTCGAACGAGCCGATCTGGCCCAAGAGGCCAGGGGGGTCCTCGCATCCGAAGAGCCCGATTGTTCGAGTCCCACACTCGTTCACGGGGATTTCTTCTCACGAAACCTCCTGGCCGTGGACGGCGGTGTCGTGGTCATCGATTGGGACCTGCTGGCCCTGGGAGATCCGGTGTGGGATCTGGGCCATCTGCTTTGCGCAGACCGATGCGTGGCCGGAGACGAACGTCGGGAGGTCCTGGCGTCCTATGGCGCCGGAGTTGCACAAGATCGTCTGCGATGGCATGAGGCCGCATGGACAGCCTTCTGGGATCTACGGGATCTGCTCGAGCTTTCGTAA
- the tyrS gene encoding tyrosine--tRNA ligase codes for MLDVLLRGTERVVTEEALASRLASKRPLRVKLGLDPTAPAVTLGWAVVLRKLRQFQEHGHIAVLIIGDFTAQVGDPSGKSETRRRLSADEVGAYAERVLAGFRKILLPEPLEIRHNSEWLANLDMEAILELTSQVTVAQMLERGDFAKRYAARQPITLMEFVYPLLQGMDSVAVRADIELGGSDQLWNLMVGRVLQERAGQDPQIPMTMPLLVGTDGVHKMSQSLGNYIAIDDAPAEMFGKIMSIPDELLVSYFELCTDVSEADVADIAKGLSDGSLHPGETKRRLGSEIVKIYWGADEALAAEAAFDQVFKRHEAPQDTLEFRLPGEDPVYLPSLLRSAGLVASASEARRLIDGGAVKIDGERIGTFEVPHATLRQRVLQVGKRRFVRLIE; via the coding sequence ATGCTCGACGTACTGCTGCGAGGAACGGAACGGGTGGTGACCGAGGAGGCCCTCGCGAGCCGCCTGGCATCGAAACGGCCGCTCAGAGTGAAACTCGGCCTCGATCCCACCGCTCCGGCGGTTACCCTCGGTTGGGCGGTGGTCCTACGGAAGCTTCGCCAGTTTCAGGAACACGGCCACATCGCAGTGTTGATCATCGGGGATTTCACCGCTCAGGTCGGCGATCCTTCCGGCAAGAGTGAAACTCGACGGAGACTGTCGGCCGATGAGGTCGGCGCGTACGCAGAGCGCGTGCTGGCCGGATTCCGCAAGATCCTGCTTCCGGAACCGTTGGAGATCCGCCACAACTCGGAGTGGCTCGCGAACCTCGACATGGAAGCGATCCTCGAGCTCACCTCTCAGGTCACGGTCGCACAGATGCTCGAGCGCGGCGACTTTGCCAAGCGGTATGCGGCAAGACAACCGATCACGCTCATGGAGTTCGTCTATCCCCTCCTGCAAGGCATGGACTCGGTGGCGGTCAGGGCAGATATCGAGCTCGGGGGATCGGACCAGCTCTGGAACCTGATGGTGGGGCGGGTACTTCAGGAGCGCGCCGGTCAGGATCCGCAGATTCCGATGACGATGCCCCTGCTTGTCGGCACCGACGGTGTTCACAAGATGTCCCAGTCGCTGGGCAACTACATCGCGATCGATGATGCACCCGCCGAGATGTTCGGCAAGATCATGAGCATCCCCGACGAACTGCTCGTCTCCTACTTCGAGCTTTGCACGGACGTCTCGGAGGCGGATGTCGCCGACATCGCCAAAGGCCTGTCCGACGGCTCTTTGCATCCGGGTGAAACCAAGCGGCGTCTCGGATCCGAGATCGTGAAGATCTACTGGGGAGCCGACGAAGCCCTGGCGGCGGAGGCGGCTTTCGATCAGGTGTTCAAACGGCACGAAGCGCCGCAAGACACTCTCGAATTCCGGCTACCGGGAGAAGACCCCGTCTATCTTCCCTCTCTCTTGCGATCTGCGGGGCTCGTGGCTTCGGCGTCGGAGGCGAGACGGTTGATCGATGGGGGAGCTGTCAAGATCGACGGCGAGCGGATAGGCACGTTCGAGGTTCCCCATGCCACGCTGCGCCAGAGGGTCCTCCAAGTCGGAAAGCGGCGTTTCGTCCGGTTGATCGAGTGA